The genome window AGCGCCGATCCAGACGGAGACAACTGCGACAACTGGTGCGAATACATGGCCGACACCGATCCAAACGACCCGGACTCACGCTTCACCGCCGAAGGTGTCGTTGATGAAACAACTTTCACAGTGTTCTTCGACTCATCCGCAGAACGCATCTATACCCTCTGGCGCTCCACTGACTTGGGTGAGGAATCGTGGGAGACCGTCACCGATCAAATCGATATTTTCGGTAGCGGTGGCCTCGATAATTTAGTCGATTCCTCAGCGCCGGCCGACCGTTGCTTCTATCGAATCGGCGTCGCATTGCCTTAACACAGGGACATTTTGCAACTTCCGAGACTCCCACGCGTTAACAACACCATGAAACGACCCCTCATTTGCTGCCTACTCGCCCTGTTTTCTTATTTAGATGCAGCACAGCCGAACATCGTCTTCGTGCTCATTGACGACATGGGCTGGTCCGGCACCTCAGTGCAAATCGATCCGAACCTGCCCTCCTCGAAGAGTAGCATCTACCAAACACCACAGCTCGAAAAGCTTGCCGATGCCGGCATGCGTTTCACCAACGCCTATGCGCCCGGGCCGATGTGCTCCCCGAGTCGCGCCGGCATCTTGACCGGTAAAACACCTGCCGAAGTTCAAATGACAACGCCCGGAGGTGGTGGACGCACACAAGACTATCAGAAACTGGCCGGCGGCTCAAAAGATAGCTCGCTCTCCACCGATCTCGATACGATCGCCAAGTCACTGAAATCCGCTGGCTACGCCACCGCACATTTAGGCAAATGGCACATCGGACGCACTGGCCCAGAAGCATACGGCTACGATGTGCACGACGGATCGACAGGTAACGAGCCGCCAGACAGCAGCCCTGAAAACCCCAAAGACATCTTCGGAATCAATCAACGCGCCTTCGATTTCATGGAGCAGCAGAGTCAATCAGACACGCCCTTCTATCTACAACTCTCTCACTACGCTGTGCACTCACCCGTCGAAGCCCGTGCATCCAGCAAAGAGCGGTTTAAAGAGGTGCCCTCTCGCGGTAAAAACGACGCCGCCGGACTCGCTGCCATGACCTACGACATCGACGACAGCATTGGTCAGCTCCGCGCCGAGATCGAAGCACTCGGTATCGCCGACAACACCTACCTCATTGTCATGTCCGACAACGGCGGAACCGGCGGCGGCCCACGCCGAGGCTCCGACGGCCCGCTAAATGCTGGCAAAGGCAGCCTCCTCGAAGGCGGCATCCGCATTCCCTTTTTCGCCGAAGGCCCAGGCATCGCAGCAGGCTCGATTTCGCGGGAAAGCATTACTGGTTGCGACCTCTACCCGACCTTCTGCGAGTGGGCAGGCACTACCATTCCGACTGACCTCGAAGGCGTCTCACTCGCCAGCCTACTCGCCGGCAAGCAAAGCACACTCAATGCACGCTCCCACCTCTTTCACTACCCACACTACGGCCAAGGTCCTAAGCAGAAACCACAATCCGCTCTCATCCTTGGCGACTACAAAGTCCTCTACGATTGGGAAAGCCAAAGCATCCAACTCTTTAATTTGAAAGACGACCTAGGCGAAACGAAGGATCTCTCCAAGAGTATGCCCGACAAAACCCAAGAGATGATCAACTTGCTGCACGATCGCCTCAAAGCAATCGACGCCAGCCTGCCGACACCCAATCCCGACTACGATCCAAGCGCCAAAGCGCCGACTGGGCGGCCAAAG of Lentimonas sp. CC4 contains these proteins:
- a CDS encoding sulfatase, with the translated sequence MKRPLICCLLALFSYLDAAQPNIVFVLIDDMGWSGTSVQIDPNLPSSKSSIYQTPQLEKLADAGMRFTNAYAPGPMCSPSRAGILTGKTPAEVQMTTPGGGGRTQDYQKLAGGSKDSSLSTDLDTIAKSLKSAGYATAHLGKWHIGRTGPEAYGYDVHDGSTGNEPPDSSPENPKDIFGINQRAFDFMEQQSQSDTPFYLQLSHYAVHSPVEARASSKERFKEVPSRGKNDAAGLAAMTYDIDDSIGQLRAEIEALGIADNTYLIVMSDNGGTGGGPRRGSDGPLNAGKGSLLEGGIRIPFFAEGPGIAAGSISRESITGCDLYPTFCEWAGTTIPTDLEGVSLASLLAGKQSTLNARSHLFHYPHYGQGPKQKPQSALILGDYKVLYDWESQSIQLFNLKDDLGETKDLSKSMPDKTQEMINLLHDRLKAIDASLPTPNPDYDPSAKAPTGRPKR